Genomic DNA from Lutibacter sp. A80:
AAAAGTGAATTTAACTAAGCCAGTTGAATTTACAGAAAAACCAGTTGTTGAAAAAACAACAAGAACTAAAAAAGTGGCTAAGGATAGTTTATTTGAAAGACTTAGAAAGCTGCGTCAAGAAATTGCTTTGGCTGAAAAAATTCCAGCATATTTGGTTTTTAATGATGCTACTTTAAAAGAAATGGAACGTGCAAGACCGATGAGTGAAGCTGATTTTTTAGATATTAGTGGAGTAGGGCAGCGTAAATTAGAAGTTTATGGAGAAGATTTTATTGCTGAAATTGTAGCTTTTTCAAATGAAAAAATTAAAACTCGTAAAAAAAAGGATACGCATAAAATAACTTATGATTTGTATAAAGAAGGTTTAACAATTGATGAAATTGCTGAAAAACGGAATTTAAAATCAACTACAATTTTTTCTCATTTAGCCGTATTATATACAGAAGGAAAAGATATTGAAATTTATGATTTTGTAACGAAAGAAGAAGTGGAGAAAGTAAGAAAAGCAAAAGATATATTAGAAAGTCCATTTGCTTTAAAACCTTATTTTGAGCATTTTAATACTGAAATTCCTTATTTTAAAATTCGTTTAGCACTTACAATTATTGATACAGAAGGATAAGTTTAATCTTTAATTTTTATACTTTCTTTAAAATAGGATTGTTATTAACAATATTTGAAAGTACTATATGTGTTCTTGTTTCTCCATAGGTAATAAGTCTGTCAATTAATTGTTCTAGGTGTTGTTGGTTTTTTAATACAACTTCCATAATAATATTTTCATTACCAGTAATTCTATAACAGTTTACAACTTCATCAAACGTTTTTACAGTTTCTAAAAATGGTTTTAAGCGACCCATAAATGCTCTTAAAGTAATTATAGCCTTTAGTTGGTGACTAGTTTCTGTATGTGAAATTTTAGCAAAATAACCTTCAATTACACCTGCATCTTCCATTTTTCTAATTCTTTCAGCTACAGCAGGTGAAGTAATACCTACTTTTTTAGCAATTTCAGTATTAGACTGGCGTGAATTTTGCTGTAAATATTTTAAGATTTTCCAGTTTATATTATCTAATTTCATAATTAAAGAATTTATAGTAAAAATATTAAAATTTAAATTAAAACTTTTATTTAACTTTAAAATTTAAATGTATAATATTGGAAATCTTGTTAAATTTGAAAGAACTTATTAGTTGTATGCAAAATAATACAGGACATAATTTAAATGAATCTACATTCTATCAAAAATCGTTAGATATTTTTCGTTTAACACGAAGTATTGCTGCTTATGTTACAAATGATAAAACTATAAGTAAAATGTATTTATCTAAATCAGCTTCAGATAGATATGCTAATATTTTGGTGATGGATTCTTTGGGTTTGGTACCTAAAATTGCTGAAACCGAAATTCAAGAAAATCCAAAATTGAAGTTGAAATACGCAAAATCTCTTCAGTATTTTATAGATAATTTATACAGCAATTGTGTAAAGTTAGAAAATACTAAAATACAGGGAAATGATTTTGTTAGGTTATTGAGAAAAGAGCTAATTTTGTTAAAAAGAATGCATAAACGTTATGTAAAATCTTTGTTGTAATTTAATGATTACAAATTTTACAATCTTTTTTATCTTTTAATTCTCCTTGTAGTACGCCTTTATCATTAATAATATAACCACAACAATCCATAAAACCTTGTGCAATTAATTTTCTAGCTCTTTGAACTTGAGATTTTACTGTTGGTAAAGGAAGGTTTAAAATTTTAGAAATTTCAGTTTGCTTAACTCCTTTAATGTCTGATAAAAATAAAGGATCTCTATATTTTTTTGGAAGCGTTTTTAATATTCCTTGTAAACAATCTTTTTCTGTATGATTTTGATTTTCAATTTCAAAATCGGTTTCTAATTCGGGTAAATCAAATACTAGATTTCGAGAATTATAATAATCCATAATAGAATTTCTAGCTATTGAAAAAGTCCAAGATTTTAACTTTTTTAAATCTTTTAAAGTATGAAGTTTTGTATGAATTTTGATAAAGGTATCTTGTAAAATATCATCAGCAATAGTAGTATCTTTTACTTTGCTGATGATAAATTGCTTTAAATCTGTTGAATAATTATTCCAAACTTGATTTGTTGTCATTTTAACAATTACAATTTGTGCACGTACAGTTTGTGCAATTACAGTTATTACAATCTCCGGTTTTGCAACCATCACAGTTACAATTACATTCCTTATTATTTTTCATAATATTAAATTTTATATTCATCTAGTAGACTGCGAAATGATTAAAAAGATGCATTTAAAATAAAAAAAATTACATATTTCTTCTATATTGTCCACCAACTTCAAATAAAGCTTCAGTAATTTGTCCTATTGAACACACTTTACAAGCTTCCATTAATTGCTCAAAAATATTTTCATTATTTATTGATTTTTGTTTTAACAATTGAAGTTGTTCATTGGTTTTGTGTTTATTACCAATATTTAAATTTTCTACTACATTTATTTGACCTTGTTTTTCTTTTTCAGTTGCTCTAATTACTTCTTGAGGTAAAACAGTAGGAGAGCCTTTGCTACTTAAAAACGTATTTACACCAATAATTGGAAATTTTCCATTGTGTTTTAATGTTTCGTAATATAAACTTTCTTCCTGAATTTTACTGCGTTGGTACATTGTTTCCATAGCTCCTAAAACACCACCTCTTTCTGTAATTCTATCAAATTC
This window encodes:
- a CDS encoding Lrp/AsnC family transcriptional regulator yields the protein MKLDNINWKILKYLQQNSRQSNTEIAKKVGITSPAVAERIRKMEDAGVIEGYFAKISHTETSHQLKAIITLRAFMGRLKPFLETVKTFDEVVNCYRITGNENIIMEVVLKNQQHLEQLIDRLITYGETRTHIVLSNIVNNNPILKKV
- a CDS encoding sigma-70 family RNA polymerase sigma factor, translated to MTTNQVWNNYSTDLKQFIISKVKDTTIADDILQDTFIKIHTKLHTLKDLKKLKSWTFSIARNSIMDYYNSRNLVFDLPELETDFEIENQNHTEKDCLQGILKTLPKKYRDPLFLSDIKGVKQTEISKILNLPLPTVKSQVQRARKLIAQGFMDCCGYIINDKGVLQGELKDKKDCKICNH